The following DNA comes from Triticum aestivum cultivar Chinese Spring chromosome 3D, IWGSC CS RefSeq v2.1, whole genome shotgun sequence.
AAACCAGCGGAGTAAGTGTCAACAAACCTATAAATTTTCAGTTTGAAAACTAGTGGAAGTAAAACAACCATCGGAGAAAGTTTCTCTCTGTTCATGCAAGCTAACACTCGACTTAATTTTCTTGGATGAAATTGGTTATTGCCCCATTTAACACATTGATCTATGTTTATTTTGTTCAGCACAAATGGCGGAGGCGGTGCTTGTTGCTCTCGGAAAGATTGGGAATGTCTTAGCTGATGAAGCTACCAAGGCTTTGCTGGCCAAGCTGTCAGAAAAAGTTAGTAATCTGATTGATCTGGATGACAAGATTGAGGGAATAGCGAAGCAATTAAATACAATGAAGAACGTCATACAGCAGATAGGCACGCCGTACCTCGCCGACAAAGTCGTAAAGGGTTGGATTGGGGAGGTGAGGAAGTTGGCCTACCATGTTGAGGACGTGATGGACAAATACTCATATCACTCTCTTCATGTGGAAAAAGGGTTTCTGAAGAAGTGCCTCAAAGGATCACATTATGTCCGGGTTTTCAGTCAAATTGCCGATGAGGTAGTCAAGATAGAGAAGGAGATAAAGCAAGTTATTGAACTCAAGGAGCAATGGCTGCAACCATCCCAGCTTGTTCATGACCCGCGCACTGAGATGGAAAGACAACGGTCCCAAGATAGCTTCCCTGAACTTGTGAAAGATGGAGATCTTATTGGAATTGAAGATAACAGGCGAATGATGACTGAATGGTTGTACTCGGATGAGATGGAGACTACGGTGATAACGGTGTCGGGTATGGGTGGGTTGGGAAAAACAACCCTCGTCACAAATGTGTATGAACGTGAAAAGGTCAACTTCCAAACTAGTGCGTGGATGGTTGTGTCTCAGACCTACACTTTGGATGCTCTGTTGAGGAAGTTACTCGAGAAGGTTACCGAACAACCATCATCACCTAACATTGACAGGATGGATGTGCATGACTTGAAGGAAGAAATAAAGCGGAAGCTTAAAGATAGGAAATGTTTAATTGTATTGGATGATGTCTGGAACAAGGAGGTGTACTCTCAAATGCGAGATGCATTCCAGAATTCTGATGCAAGTCGCATCATCATCACAACGCGGAACAATCACGTTGCTTCTGTTGCTCACTTGACACGCCGTATCGATCTCAAGCCTTTGGGGAATGCTCACGCATTCGAACTCTTCTGCAGGAGGGTCTTTTATATCAAGGAGGACCATGAGTATGAGTGTCCCAGTCATCTCATGAAAACTGCTAGGTCTATAGTTGATAGGTGTCAGGGTCTGCCACTAGCAATTTTATCAATAGGTGGTGTTTTGTCTTCGAGGCCACAAACACAATACTCTTGGGAGCAGATATGCAATCAACTCTCAACTGAGCTGTCGAAGAATGATCATCTCCGGGCAGTTTTAAATCTGAGCTACCATGACCTATCTGGAGACCTCAGAAACTGCCTTTTGTATTGCAGCCTCTTCCCGGAAGACTACCCAATGTCACGTGAGAGCCTTGTGAGGCTGTGGGTTGCAGAAGGCTTTGTGTGTAGCAAAGGAAATAGCACCCCGGAGGAGGTGGCCGAGGGAAACCTGACGGAACTGATATACCGCAATATGCTTGAAGTCAAGGAGACAGATGAACTGGGAAGGGTGAGCACCTGTACAATGCATGATATCATGCGAGACCTGGCTCTTTGTGTTGCAAGTGAGGAGCAGTTTGTATGTGCAAATGATTATGCCACATTGATACATATGAATAAGGATGTTCGTCGTCTGTCATCATGCGGATGGAAAGGCAATACTGCACTGAAAATTAAGCTTCCCCGTCTTCGAACTCTAGTGTCAGTAGGAGCAATTTCATCCATGCCTGCCATGCCGTTCTCAGTTTCGTCAGAATCCAGCTACCTGACTGTCCTCGAGCTACAAGACTCTGAAATCACCGAAGTGCCGGCATGGATAGGGACACTCTTCAATTTACGTTACATTGGCTTACGCCGCACCAAGGTGAGGTCACTCCCGGACTCTGTTGAGAAACTATCGAACCTGCAAACTCTTGACATCAAGCAAACTAACATAGAGACCCTACCAAGAGGGATTGCTAAGATCAAGAATCTACGGCACCTCTTAGCTGATAGATATGCTGATGAGAAGCAGACGGAGTTTCGATACTTTGTCGGAATTCAAGCACCAAAAGAACTGCCCAACATTGAGGGGTTGCAGACTCTTGAGACCATCCAAGCCAACAAAGACTTGGCTGAGCAGCTGGAGAGAATGGTGCAACTGCGAACTCTGTGGATTGACAACATAAGTTCTGCTGAATGCGCTAATATTTTTGCTGCCCTGTCAAATATGCCGCTTCTTTCCAGCCTGCTTCTTGCTGGAAGAGATGAGAACGAGGCACTTTGTTTTGAGTCCCTCCAGCCAATGTCCACACATCTCCACAAGCTGATCATCAGAGGGAAATGGGCCAAGGGAACGCTGGACTGCCCGATATTCCGCAGCCATGGAGAAAATCTCAAGTATCTAGCTCTAAGCTGGTGTCACCTTTGGGAAGACGAGGATCCACTAGGGATGCTTGCACCACACTTGCCAAACCTCACATATCTGCGACTCAACAACATGCGCAGTGCAAACATTTTGGTTCTTTCTGCAGATTCCTTTCCTCACCTGAAGAGTCTTACACTAAAGCACATGCATAATGTCGATGAGCTAAACATCATCGATGGCGCCCTTCCATGCATTGAAGGTTTGTATGTTGTGTCGCTGTCGAAGCTTGACAAGGTTCCTCAAGGCATTGAATGCCTTAGTTCCCTGAAGAAGCTCTGGCTGCTGGGTTTGCACGGGGGCTTCAAAGCTCAATGGGACTTGAACGGAATGCAGCAGAAGATGGTGCATGTTCAGGAGGTTCGTGTCTGAATGTGGCACAGTGGTTCTTTCTGCAGTGGCATTCTGGTATGGTGCAACCACGGCGTCTAGGATCATTCTAGCTTTAATCATTCTGGTatgttatactccctctgtcccgaaataagtgtctcaactttgcactaactttagtacaaatttgtactaggatcaagacacttattttgggacggaggaagtaattATTAAGACATCATTTGCGAGTCTTGTAGTACTTGTGTATCGTGTTACGATTTCTGTTCTTAAAATATCGTGTTTGTTGCCTTCATGAGACCCTGTACCTTTTACGTTGTTTCAGTTGCATGCTGTAATATTGGTTTCAGGAAACAGTTGTATTGAACatgtgagaaaataatgttgtAAAACTTGTTTACCTTGTTTGTAGATACCGCTCAATCTATGTTTCTACCGCATCCTGGTTCTCGTCCTGGAAAAGTCCCATCCTCGATTGAGATGTGATTACATTATCTTTTCAGCGTCCAGATATCTTAGGTACACTGCTGATGAGCATGTAAAATTATTATACACTTGTAAGCAGCAGATTATCACACCACCCGTCCTTGTCTCGCCCATCtggttttacctctttgagagggcctgaacctaggtaaacaccgtgtcccctctTCGTCATGTTACCATCATGCCAAGGCTACCAGCTTGGGagcccctactcgagatctgctgGATTCTACTCCGTTCCTTAGAGTTCGGATGCAATTTGTATTAGGCTCGGGACAGATAAATAGAAGGAAGACACATGTAACGGAAATATAGGTAAGATATATTGCAATCCACCCTTTATTTATTTCTTGTAAGAATCCACATTCACGAATATAAGTTACAATTCATATGACATAAAACATAGCCCTGGATGTATGTTGGGTACACAGAATCAATTCTTTTCAAATAACTATAACTCTCCTGTCCAACATGGTGTGTATGGAAAAGAATCTCCGACACTTTGTAGACGTAACTCGCCCAAATCTTGAACATTTGAGCTACACAAATGATAAGCAACCACTCTTGTTCTTGATATCCACAAGAAGGCAATCTCTTTGTATGGATGGATCCCAAGGAAATAAATATCTCCATGCATATACTCACTTTCAGCATTATCTACGCCCTCGAGAACAGTAGCCTTGTCAAAGTCCCATTCCAGTTTATCTTCCACTGGTGCTTCTTCACCATCTCTATTGCAATTCCCTTCATGCAAGATCCACGGTCCAGAGTTTTCAACACGGGAGATCCAAGAAAATTTCGCTACCACGGGCAAAAGGCTTATGTCAATCTTCACTCCCCACTTCATTTTACCACATACTTCGGTAAGCAACCAAACCCGAAGTCGGTACGACCTGCAATTACTAACTAAAGCACAATAAACCCCCTTCTTTGATTTCCCAAGATAAAGATCAGCACGCTTCGTTTTACTGCCTGTTGGCGATTTAATCACTTCATACTCTCCATGGTATAAGGTTATGCTGCAATTATCAATGGAAAAGAGAACATATTATGATAGATAATACAATGAGTTTCAGCGAAAGCAAAAACCAAAATTAAGTGAACATGCATGTTTAAGGTGGCGAATGGATACCGCATGATGAGTCATCTTGACAATGCACATAAAGCGCTCCTTGCCAGTAGACGGTGTAGCGATGCTCCGGTTGCCAATCTGACTGCATGTCGGCAATGGTCCCAGCAGCCTCCCCTCTCCGGACCAACAACTTCTCCTCCCATTGCCATGTCCTTGAAGAGAAGACACGTACTGCATACGGAGAGGGCGGCCATGCTGATTCCTTGGTGAATATGGTCGTGCTTAGTTTTCCAGATGGCCTGATTCTTTGGGGCCCGAAGTAAGATGTATTGCCTCTCCATTCCGTGATCGCTTGATCAACTTCTGTAACTTCTCCCTGCTAAATGAAATGAAAACCAGCTACGCTGGCCACTTCAAAAAAAATATGGTCGTGCTCTCAAGCATGCGGGGAACGTAAGGAATGAGAAGCACCTCATAGTGCGGCGAGACGGTGGGGTCAAAAGCAAGGCACATGTCGACGCCTAAGCTCTCCATCCCGGTGCACCGGGGAGGGGGAGGTGGCAGGCGCGCCCTTGCCGTGTCGCCGGATTAACGACGAGTTGATCCCAGAGCAAGAGTAGGCCGTTGCAGTGGTCCTTGATAGACAAATGACCAAAAAGGTCCGTGTCCAAGTAGTCAAGCTTGGCGGCGATCTTGCGCTGTATCAATGCGCTTCCGAAGAATTTCGGGGGAGTCGGATTGAGCTGCTCCATGAAGAAGATCCCATGGAGGGAGAGCGGGAGGAAGTCTGCCCGCAGCAGGCGGCGGTCGTCGATGACAGTGCGCCAGCTTTTGCAGACGCAACGGGACGCGGCGAGGCCGCGGAGAACGCATGCCAGGATGTCGTCGGGTACTAGCAGCTGCGACGCCGCAGCAAGGGCCATCAAGGACGACTATTCCTTGTAGAATAGGCAGAAACGGGCAGATGGAGGAGATGTGATCGATGCAGGATGCAGCAGATCGATGGAGCGGGGTGGCTCTGAATTTCAGGGAGGGATATTTAGCCTACAAGACACGGGAATCGACTCGGCCTTAAGATCCGAGTTCGTAGTGGTTAGTGGTCAAGTGCGGCTGGCTGATGGTACCTGGCGTTAATCCGTTTTCTACGCGTACGTATTGCTGGCTGCCTGCTGAGTGTGTTGACAGAAAGGCAATATCGAAGGAGAGATCTATCGGAAAAGTGCTCTTCTTCATGTTCACATACATCAAAACTAGGCAAGGGAGTTGGTTGGTGTTTTTTTCCTGCGTGTTGGACATAGTATTGTGaactccaaaaagaaaaaagacatAGTATTGTGTGATTGTAAAAAATGTTATTACCTGCAGAGCGGACAATAGTATTATGCTCTTCTTTCTCGATGATTATGAACCTATTTGTGTCAACGATTTTTTCTCAATTATGTCTGCGCGTATGGGCAATATGAAAAAAGTGGGCCCACAATGATGACGCTCTGAGCGGGAGTGTAAGAGAAGCATGTATCTTCCCATTTATCAATTTTCTAGTCATGGATGCCAAAGTCACAGTTTTCTTTTTTAAAAGGAGGACAACCCTCCTGCCTCTGCATGAAACGATACACACAACCATGACACGAAGTCACACTGGCTGTTGTCATCCGCGTGCAGCAGGGTTCATCAGGCTTGTATGTCACGCGCTCCACAAAACTATGCCAAAGGGCCGAAATGACCATGGCCCTTTTTTGTGAATGCCGATAGCACCGAGGCAAAGCCACGGGATTCATTGTTGTCATGGCACCAGGGGTTGTCAAACCCGTCACAGTTGGGAGGAGCCAACACCCATCCTTATTAATATTGACACTCTTGAGGCGCAACGAACAAACCTAAAAGAGTTGGGTGCATGGTGATACTTACAGAGGAAAATTGAGAAAGACAAGAGAGTGACGTCTATCACGAAACACTGAGTGACTGTTGTGGTGTTGTACAAATATGAAGCGTGAGATTAGAATAGAATCAACGACGCCGGACGCGTCTGACGAAAGCTTTCTATCAGACTTCTGATACAAAGTGTTTCCCTATGTTCTATGAACGCACCACACCTTCTAGATTCACTCAGCCTCACCGGAGAAGAGGAGTCGTGCATGGTCCTAGAGGGCGGTGAGGTCGACATCAGACACGGACCTGTCATGCAACAACATGGGTGGTTTTTCTTTCTAGGTTTTCATTAGGGGGTCTCCAAGTTTGGTTTGgggcggcgagacggcggcggcgttgTCTACGTCTAGGACTAATGTTCTCTCCGTTTCCCCCCTGTTTCGTTGGTGTGTTTATCACCGCCAGAGGGTGTGTGGAAATGTGTCTTCAGTGGGTCTTTCAGAATTCGAAATTGGGTGGGCCTTGTGTCCTTGTACCCGATCTTGCCGATTTGGTTGACTTAGGCACAAACGATGTGGGTAAACATGGTACCACTGCCTGGACTCCCATGCCTCCTCCTCCAAGCGGGATATGACAACGATGACTTCCTCCCTCAAACTCCATGGCtctggttgaaggaaatatgccctataggcaataataaagttattatttatttccttatttcatgataaatgtttattattcatgctagaattgtattaaccggaaacttgatacatgtgtgaatacatagacaaacagagtgtcactagtatgcctctacttgactagctcgttgatcaaagatggttatgtttcctagccatagacatgagttgtcatttgattaacgggatcacatcaataggagaatgatgtgattgacttgacccattccgttagcttagcacttgatcgtttagtatgttgctattgctttcttcatgacttatacatgttcctgtgactatgagattatgcaactcccgtttaccagaggaacactttgtgtgctaccaaatgtcacaatgtaactgggtgattataaaggtgctctacaggtgtctccgaaggtacttgttgggttgtcgtatttcgagattaggatttgtcactccgattgtcggagaggtatctctgggcccactcggtaatgcacatcactataagccttgcaagcattgtaactaatgagttagttgcgggatgatgtattacggaacgagtaaagagacttgccggtaacgagattggactaggtattgagataccgacgaccgaatctcgggcaagtaacataccgatgacaaagggaacaacgtatgttgttatgcggtttgaccgataaagatcttcgtagaatatatgggagccaatatgagcatccaggttccgctattggttattgaccggagacgtgtctcggtcatgtctatatagttctcgaacccgtagggtccgcacgcttaaagttcgatgacagttatattatgagtttatgtgttttgatgtaccgaaggttgttcggagtcccggatatgatcacggacatgacgaggagtcgcgaaatggtcgagacgtaaatatcgatatattggacgactatgtttggacaccggaaatgttctggaaggtttcggacatttatcggagtaccgggggttaccggaacccggaactaatgggccttgttgggccctagtggagagagagagaggggccggccagggcaagaggcgcgccccctccccttgagtccgaataggacaaggaaggggggcggcgccccccttgcctttcccctccttcttggactaggaaagggaggggcaaacctacttggagtaggtttccccctcctagggcgcgccacccccttggccggccctctcctcctcccccctttatatatggaggaggggggcaccccatagacacaacaattgatctgttgatctcttagccgtgtgcggtgccccctccaccataatccacctcgataatatcgtagcggtgcttaggcgaagccctgcgtcggtaaaacatcatcatagtcaccacgccgtcatgctgacagaactctccctcaaagcttggctggatcagagttcgagggacgtcatcgagctgaacgtgtgctgaacttggaggtgccgtgtgttcggtacttgatcggtcggatcgtgaagccgtacgactacatcaaccgcgttgtactaacgcttccgctttcggtctacgagggtacgtggacaacactctcccctcttgttgctatgcatcaccatgttcttgcgtgtgcgtaggattttttttgaaattacaacgttccccaacactggtgACCACTAACGGTGTCGGATGTCGTTCCCTTTTAAGCCATAGCGGGTTGCTCCTCCCCCGGGTGATGACGATGAAGCATCAGGGAGCCAGTTTGGGAGGTGGTCGACGAACGTTGGAGCAGGGGGTTAGGGATTTGGGGGGAGGGAAATTTTCACGGCTTCATATACTACGTGACCTTTTTGCAACAAAAAAAATCGCATGCAACTGAcccatgcacccccccccccccccccgatttatTCTTGAGTATGGTGGCCAAAGTAAATTTTTTGGACAAATCCAATGGCCGCTGATACGTCTCTGACTCGTATCTAGTTTTTTTTAATGTTTTCAtgtattatcaatcttgtatgctttatatgccattttattatttttatggactaacatattaacttagtgcctagtgtcagtttatgttttctgcatgtttttggttttacaGAACATCCATACCAAACGAAGCCCAAACACGATGAATTTTTTTAatgattttttctagaccaaaaGAAACTCTAAAAGCTTCGGGTGACGACCAGAAGATGCACGAGAAATTTTCCACAGCCACAAGTCTCTATTCTTCCGTGATCcctctggaggcctttttcggtactccgCGGAGGGGAAATCGATCCCCTAGTTGTTTGCACGATGGTCCTCTCGCACCAAGCAAAACCACGACTTTCCATCAGCCAGAGGACCTTACTCACACGGAGAGCATTTTGGTCGAGTATGCCTAAATCGATATATTTGGAGACTTCAGCTAGTCTCTCAATCTTCTTAGTGATCTATTTATTTATGTCCATTTGTGATGTTGTAATAACAACATAAGTActgttgtcatcatatattgtgtatcacaatatattgtatcaAGCACCTTGGTACATATTCATTAGTATGCATTCTCTATATTTGATAAAGTTTTCATACTAGAAATCTTCAAATATATATGTAGATTTCTACGAGGGTTAATCTGACGAAAGGACatgtgccttgtggacatatgcaccacaaactcCATATTCAGGGAAGTAAAATGTTTCCACTCTTACTAAGAGAAAGGAGATATTTTAATGATCGCTAGACGCCATGATGTAATTGTTGGCTCAACTCAAGTCATATTACTATCCCTATGAGTACTCGAGTACCATCAGGGATGCTTTATTATGTCCTGATACAACTCGTACCTACTAAACTATAGAGGTATCCATCAAAGAGTTTCCATAGAGAAACTTATGATAAAAAAAGAGAAACATCTTCTCTTTACCAAATACAGATAtggcatgctgatacgtctccaacgtatatataatttttgattgtttcatgctaatatattaccaATGTGTATACTTTATATGTAATTTTACATCATTTTTGTGGACTAACCTCTTAATCCAGTGCCCAGGGCCAGTTTCAGTTTTGCCTTTTTctttgttttgcagaaaaaccaTACCAAATGAAATCCAAACACGAGAAACTTTATGGTGATTTTCTCTGGACTAGAAGAGACTCTAGAAGTTTGGGGGGGGGGGACCAGAAGACACATGAGGCCACCACAAGCACCTCCCAAGCTTTTCGGACCCACATGACTTTGTTTGACCTAATTCTAGTGCTATAAATTCCCTAAAATCCAGAAACCCCAACCGCAAGACCCAAAACAATTATTTCGCCGCCGCAAGTCTGTGTGCTTCCACGATCCCATCTGTAGGTCTTTtttggtactctgccggagggggaaaccattggAGAGGCAATCTTGATCgaccttgctgcctccatgatgatATGTTAGTAATTCCTACATGACTTgagggtccatagcagtagctagatggctttctctctcttttttgatcttcaatacagtgATCTCATCTAAGATCAATCCAACACGTCCGACATGTATCCACCTTTTTGACAGAGAAAACTTCAGAAAATGCAAAATTCGTAGAAAAACCAAAAGAGCTTGGCATAGTACCTTGAATTGGTCGTACAAGGCCATGGAAAAAATAGGGCTatttcaaggatgtcgagaaaCAACGTGCTCCCAGATGGAGCCTTCTGGCCTACTCCGACACTCTCAGTTGAACATGGTCTATCTTTGCACATTcttgaaatgaccccaactttCAA
Coding sequences within:
- the LOC123080422 gene encoding disease resistance protein RPM1 codes for the protein MAEAVLVALGKIGNVLADEATKALLAKLSEKVSNLIDLDDKIEGIAKQLNTMKNVIQQIGTPYLADKVVKGWIGEVRKLAYHVEDVMDKYSYHSLHVEKGFLKKCLKGSHYVRVFSQIADEVVKIEKEIKQVIELKEQWLQPSQLVHDPRTEMERQRSQDSFPELVKDGDLIGIEDNRRMMTEWLYSDEMETTVITVSGMGGLGKTTLVTNVYEREKVNFQTSAWMVVSQTYTLDALLRKLLEKVTEQPSSPNIDRMDVHDLKEEIKRKLKDRKCLIVLDDVWNKEVYSQMRDAFQNSDASRIIITTRNNHVASVAHLTRRIDLKPLGNAHAFELFCRRVFYIKEDHEYECPSHLMKTARSIVDRCQGLPLAILSIGGVLSSRPQTQYSWEQICNQLSTELSKNDHLRAVLNLSYHDLSGDLRNCLLYCSLFPEDYPMSRESLVRLWVAEGFVCSKGNSTPEEVAEGNLTELIYRNMLEVKETDELGRVSTCTMHDIMRDLALCVASEEQFVCANDYATLIHMNKDVRRLSSCGWKGNTALKIKLPRLRTLVSVGAISSMPAMPFSVSSESSYLTVLELQDSEITEVPAWIGTLFNLRYIGLRRTKVRSLPDSVEKLSNLQTLDIKQTNIETLPRGIAKIKNLRHLLADRYADEKQTEFRYFVGIQAPKELPNIEGLQTLETIQANKDLAEQLERMVQLRTLWIDNISSAECANIFAALSNMPLLSSLLLAGRDENEALCFESLQPMSTHLHKLIIRGKWAKGTLDCPIFRSHGENLKYLALSWCHLWEDEDPLGMLAPHLPNLTYLRLNNMRSANILVLSADSFPHLKSLTLKHMHNVDELNIIDGALPCIEGLYVVSLSKLDKVPQGIECLSSLKKLWLLGLHGGFKAQWDLNGMQQKMVHVQEVRV